CGCGCACGCCGCGCAGCCGGCGCAGCCTGCCGATGTCGGCGTCGCTCACCGCGCCTGAGCCGGGGAGCCGTACCAGGACGTCGTCCTCCAGGCGGATCACCGTGGCGCCGTCGTGGCGGCCGAGGACGCCGTAGCCCCGCTCGGGTGTCTTGACGAAGCCGCGCGGGTTGACCGAGCGCTCGTCCACCGGGGGGACGGCGTCGGGGTCGATCGTGGCGTCCCGCAGCAGGTCGTAGCCGCCGGGACCGGCGAGACGGGCCCACGAGGGGTCCGCGACGCGGTCGACGACCGTGACCCGTTCGTCGGTCCACTCCCCGGTCTTCCCGGTGGCGTCCCGCGCGGCGTCGGCGGCGCGGACGGCCAGGTCGGCGGCCGGGACGTCGGCGCGGTCCGGCGCGGGCCCGTGGACGTCGCTGAAACGTGCGCCGGGGTCACCCGGACGCCACGCGGCGAGGCCGCTTCCCGCGAGCCCCGCCGCGGGGAGCGCGTAACCGCCGAGCTGGTGCGCGCCGAAACCCCGGGCCACGGCCGCGGTGACCTCCCCTGCCGGACAGGGACGCGTGAACCGTGTGCCGACCCGCCAGCCGCTCCTGCCGTGCCTGGAGACCGCCAGGTCACGCAGGAACCGGCGGCCGAGCCCCGGTGACAGACGCACCCCTGGCGCGTCGCACCACTGCGGGCTCTCCAGCACGATGACCGCGACCACGCGCGCGTCCGGCAACGCGTCCCCGAGCGCCACCGCGCGCCGCAGATCCGTCGGCGTCCTCGCCACCACGGCCACCGCCGACGGCTCGCCGCCCCACGGCCGCGGCCCCATGACGTCCACGTCCGCCGCCTCGTACGCCACCCCCGGCAGCAACTCGTCCAGCTCGGCCCGCTCGACCCCGGCCGTCGCGACCGCGACCGTCCCACTCCTGCCGAGCTCCGCGGCCACCTCGGCCGGCACGGGTGTGACCGGCATCAGTGCCCCCGCCGCAACACGACCGCGCCTTTCTCGGCCTTGTGCGACACCGCAGTCAGCTCCGGGTACTCCGCGAGCCACCGCTCCACGATCGCCTTCTCCGCCGGCCGGTCCGCGTCGTCCAGCACGATCCACGCGTCCGCCGAGCAGTACGGCAACAGCGCAGGCACCGCCGGGTACCGCACCGCCGGCGCCGTGGCACCCGGCGGCCCGTCCACGAACACCAGCCCGATCTCCGGGAGATCGCTCAGAGCCCGCGTGGCGTACCAGGGGATGCTCTCCTCGTCGGGATCGGCGGCCGGGTGCCAGTCGGTGAGCGGAGCGAGCCGCACCTCGGCGACGTCCTGGAGTCCGTGCGCGAGGATCAGGGCCTGCGTGGCCTCCGCGAAGCGCTCGTCGTGTTCGAGCGCGATGACGTGGTTGCCGGCGAAACGCTGAGCCGCGTAGGCCAGCCAGATCGTCGAGGAGCCGCTGCCGCATTCGAGGATGGTCTTCGGGTGGGTGGTCGCGATCCTCTCGATCAGCAGACGCAGGACGTCCGGGGAGGCGGCCCAGCCGCGCAGCGGGGGAAGAGGCGCGCGAGGCTGCAGGAGCGAACGGACGTCCACCAGGGCTTCGAGCTGCGAGTAGTTCTGGCGGGTGGCGGACGTCAACGTGGCGAGCCCGGTACGGATCTCACGGCCGGCGGTGTCCAGCCCGCTCACGGCCGCGGCCAGCTCGGCGAGCCGGTCGGACTGAGCGGCCAGCTCCATCCGGTCCTCACCGAGCACCGTCAGTACCTCACGGACGTGTCCACGCGCGTTCTCGTCGAGCCGCGCGGCCAGCCCGTCCAGGGCCGCCGCGACCCGCGCGAGGTCGGAACCGGCACGGCTGAGCGCCGCCTCCTGGCGCTTGACACGGTTGTCGACACGCTGCGCCTTGCCGTCCGTGCGCCGGACGTACAGAACGAGGACCGCCGCGAGCGCCAGCGTCACGATCGACACGGCGAGTTGCACCGCCTGGAGGGGTTCGAGCAGCCCGGACGCCGACAGCGGCACCAGCGCGAGCACCGCTGTCCCGGCCACCGCCGCACTCGCGGCCAGCAGCAGACGTGGAGGTGGTGTCCGCATCTTCACCCCTTCTTCGAGAGTTTTCGCAGGCAAAGGGTTATTTCACGATACGAGCATCCAGCCGGCGACGTGCCGTCTTCGGCACGAGATCCTCACTCCACACGCCGGCCGTCCGGTCATGACCTGGCCGGGATCGCTCGTGCCACGGTGCCGGAGATCCGCCGAGGGTGGCGAGGCACCTGCCGGTCGATCGCCGTACGGCGGCGCCGGATTCGCCGTACCACGTCCCGCCGCTTCGGCGCCGTACGGGGGGCACCGTACGGTGGTGCCGGATTCGCTGAGCCGCGTTCCGCCGCCACGCGCACTGCCGACGGCTCGCCGGTCCACGGCTGTGGCCCCATGACGTTCACGTTCGCCGCCTCGTGCACCATCCGGGAAGCGACTCGTCCGGATGGGTGCGCTCGACCGGCCGCGCCGGTCTCCTGGTCCACTCGCCGCTCCTTCGCCGCGACGTACCACCGGTCGAGTGCGGAGGAGGGTGTGGGGTGGGAGGTGGTTACCGAGAGGGTGGGGGGATATGGGGTGGCTCGGTAGGGGGCGGACATTTCCATGAGGCTAGCGAGGCTAATGGGGCAGGAGTCCGTTTATTAGGGGTTTTTTGGGGGTCTCTCATGGAATTCACAAGAAAGGGGCAGGTCGTCAGACCTGCCCCTTCTTGGGATATCGGTGGTTTTACCGGTGGGACCTGCGGTTGTGCCGGGGGTGTTGCTTGATCACATCTTGTTGCCGGCGGAGAGCAGGTCGTCGCAGGCCTGGGCGATCCTGGCGGCCATGCCGGTCTCGGCGGCCTTGCCCCAGGCGCGGGGGTCGTAGTCCTTCTTGTTGCCCACGTTGCCGTCGACCTTGAGGACGCCGTCGTACTTGCGGAACATGTGCTCGGCGACCGGGCGGGTGTAGGCGTACTGGGTGTCGGTGTCGATGTTCATCTTCACGACGCCGTACGCGATGGCCTCGCGGATCTCGTCGAGGGACGAGCCGGAGCCGCCGTGGAAGACCAGGTGGAACGGCTTCTCGCCGCCGTACTGCGCGCCGACGGCGTCCTGGATCTCCTTGAGCACGCTCGGACGCAGCTTGACGTGGCCCGGCTTGTACA
The window above is part of the Sphaerisporangium rubeum genome. Proteins encoded here:
- a CDS encoding class I SAM-dependent methyltransferase; translated protein: MRTPPPRLLLAASAAVAGTAVLALVPLSASGLLEPLQAVQLAVSIVTLALAAVLVLYVRRTDGKAQRVDNRVKRQEAALSRAGSDLARVAAALDGLAARLDENARGHVREVLTVLGEDRMELAAQSDRLAELAAAVSGLDTAGREIRTGLATLTSATRQNYSQLEALVDVRSLLQPRAPLPPLRGWAASPDVLRLLIERIATTHPKTILECGSGSSTIWLAYAAQRFAGNHVIALEHDERFAEATQALILAHGLQDVAEVRLAPLTDWHPAADPDEESIPWYATRALSDLPEIGLVFVDGPPGATAPAVRYPAVPALLPYCSADAWIVLDDADRPAEKAIVERWLAEYPELTAVSHKAEKGAVVLRRGH